In the Leptospira selangorensis genome, one interval contains:
- a CDS encoding TfoX/Sxy family protein, whose amino-acid sequence MSSFLTHIQDRLKVCGPLSYKNMFGGFGVYSGSQIFAMVIKDRLYFRVGQSNQAEYESAGMAPFTYAGKDGKLVRVSYWEVPEEVLEDDEDLVFWFRKSLAEANKASSLKKKTIPKKKIIAKKKVTKSKVSSSKKTIAKKKAARKKSIKRTVKKTTTKRKVGR is encoded by the coding sequence ATGAGTTCTTTTCTTACACATATCCAAGATAGATTAAAAGTCTGCGGTCCATTATCTTATAAAAATATGTTCGGCGGTTTCGGGGTCTATTCCGGATCTCAAATCTTTGCAATGGTCATCAAAGACCGTTTATATTTTAGAGTAGGACAATCCAACCAGGCAGAATACGAATCTGCAGGAATGGCGCCTTTCACGTATGCTGGGAAAGATGGAAAACTTGTCCGAGTCTCCTATTGGGAAGTCCCAGAAGAAGTTTTAGAAGATGACGAAGACCTTGTATTCTGGTTCAGAAAATCTTTGGCAGAAGCGAATAAAGCTTCTTCCTTAAAGAAAAAGACAATCCCCAAAAAGAAAATTATCGCAAAGAAGAAGGTTACAAAATCAAAAGTCTCTTCTTCTAAAAAGACTATTGCAAAGAAAAAAGCCGCCCGCAAAAAATCGATCAAACGTACGGTTAAGAAAACCACGACAAAACGCAAGGTCGGCAGGTAG
- a CDS encoding TolC family protein — protein MRFYYILVFLSFFGILFLPAQASENDTGKELDLNSIMTIAEKNSPLLTAIHSDLESLFYKRRQEGKTQNPSVYIDYGQRKAADESGAEYAVQIEQPVYFPGRKELKQLLVDNDSKIKEVQQIEAFNSIRLSSIKFAYRYLVAADKKNHVKERLKRLSLIESYIKARPFFTPQAKTDLFIIETKILALRKHFNDLELGAAKDYESLNLYLRQEFIPNLKIPYYKSGVKFDRKDLEKKAVSQNPSILAAKGELDKARTELRLANLEKYPDYSITSQIGEDKSGVANRFYDFGLKFRIPVWDQFQNKVASAETNMKSKQDRLTYQENLIQTSFNQAFLEYEQSKMNLKLYDLAQLDRIDRDLNFADMEFKRGRIQLISYLELENQLHETHHAVLDAQISHLESLLNLLYITNEKDILGVMGNASQTFEYQPK, from the coding sequence GTGCGTTTTTATTATATACTCGTATTCTTGTCTTTTTTCGGGATATTATTCCTCCCTGCCCAGGCTTCGGAGAACGATACCGGAAAAGAATTAGATTTAAATTCGATCATGACGATCGCGGAGAAAAATTCTCCTTTGCTCACCGCGATCCATTCCGACTTAGAAAGCCTTTTTTATAAAAGAAGGCAGGAAGGTAAAACCCAGAACCCTTCCGTTTATATCGATTACGGTCAAAGAAAGGCTGCAGATGAATCAGGAGCAGAATATGCAGTCCAGATAGAACAACCTGTTTATTTCCCGGGAAGGAAGGAACTCAAACAACTTTTGGTGGATAATGATTCCAAGATCAAGGAAGTCCAACAAATAGAAGCTTTCAACTCTATCCGACTCAGTTCGATCAAGTTTGCATATCGTTACTTGGTGGCGGCCGATAAGAAGAATCACGTAAAGGAAAGACTCAAAAGACTCTCTTTGATAGAAAGTTATATCAAGGCCAGACCATTCTTCACTCCTCAGGCAAAAACGGATCTGTTTATCATAGAAACGAAAATTTTAGCTCTAAGAAAACATTTTAACGATCTGGAACTTGGAGCCGCAAAAGATTACGAATCCTTAAACTTATACTTAAGACAAGAGTTCATTCCGAATCTAAAAATTCCTTATTACAAATCCGGCGTAAAATTCGATCGTAAGGATTTGGAAAAAAAAGCCGTATCCCAAAATCCTTCCATTCTCGCCGCTAAAGGAGAATTGGATAAGGCCAGAACAGAACTCAGATTGGCAAATTTAGAAAAATATCCCGATTATTCCATCACTAGCCAGATCGGAGAGGATAAATCCGGGGTAGCCAACAGATTTTACGATTTTGGATTGAAGTTCAGAATTCCGGTCTGGGACCAATTCCAAAACAAAGTGGCTTCTGCAGAGACAAATATGAAGTCAAAACAAGATAGGTTAACATATCAGGAAAACTTAATACAAACTTCCTTTAACCAGGCATTTTTAGAGTATGAACAATCCAAAATGAACCTGAAACTCTATGACCTGGCCCAGCTGGATCGGATCGATAGAGATCTGAACTTCGCGGATATGGAGTTCAAGCGGGGAAGGATTCAACTCATAAGTTATCTGGAATTGGAAAACCAACTACACGAAACACATCATGCGGTTCTGGACGCTCAAATTTCACATTTGGAAAGTCTTCTGAACCTACTTTATATCACGAACGAAAAAGATATTTTAGGAGTAATGGGCAATGCTAGCCAGACTTTTGAATACCAGCCTAAATAA
- a CDS encoding efflux RND transporter permease subunit, which yields MLARLLNTSLNNPFLSVGLVSFLLIFSFYTLNEVPIDAVPDITNVQVIVTTDTGSLDPEQVEKVITFPLETELLGLPNLIDVRSVSKFGLSNISLIFKETTDIYQARAMVAERISSAKEKLPPGAAPTIVPNTTGLGEIFFYSVEAIPDSELDKLPEEKKLLLLRTVQDYVVRPQIKAMVPGIVEVDSNGGYEKEIHIDVDPNRMKRWGLSIDQIIRDISTIGESFGGGFIENSGKISIVRAYGLKKNLNEISAISVRRTLTGASVKVSDIADVNEHGTPRLGGASSNGKEIVLGTALMLKGENSYRVNEDLHKAVSNLSLPENVRVRILLERSFLIQSTIKTVLKNLGEGAILVILTLFLILFNLRASLIVALIIPGSMLLASIFMRFFGISANLMSLGAIDFGLLVDASIVITENVLSKFETGKFTNNEEKRKVILDSSLEVLKPVSFGILVIMLVYVPILTLDGIPGRMFRPMAETVLLALGFSLFLAVFLLPPLLYFFLAPKNIGAHSKKKDSKIVNWYAEKLPKILDQPRKIIIYSLIFFAVTLLIYFRMGTVFLPKLTEGDLMLVIVRNGNTGLEESLKEQKELELFLGQMPEVESVFSRIGTSSVANDPMGPFNADTFIILKKDILPDLLEKNTWEKFLDKIETSVKEKFPESELTLSQPLEARFNELLEGSRADISVRILGKDLNILLQLQEELKSTLEKIPGAAEVELDPIMALRKSNVIDVIPDSTKLKYYNISLPLFNSVLESSMSGFELGGFYEEEVRFPIKIRLSEEFRNRESEIGDINVGTEDGGTVPIRLLASIQKKEKVMTISRNKSRRFVAVSVNLRGRDLEGFYKEAISEVSKLQIPNGYSIFWGGQIENLSQAKQKLSVIVPVTLFMIFTVLYLGLRSIKQALLVFFCVPFALTGGIWFLFLRGMDLSVSAFVGCIALSGIAVLNGLVKLYTIDRIRAESKLSVREAVLEGAVSRIRPVVMTALVASFGFIPMAFGTGLGAEVQKPLATVVIGGIFSSTILTLVLLPAFYYWLEKE from the coding sequence ATGCTAGCCAGACTTTTGAATACCAGCCTAAATAACCCGTTCTTATCCGTAGGACTGGTCTCATTTTTATTAATATTTTCATTTTATACCTTAAACGAAGTTCCTATAGATGCGGTCCCGGACATCACGAATGTGCAGGTGATCGTCACGACCGACACCGGTTCTTTGGATCCGGAACAAGTGGAGAAGGTGATAACTTTTCCTTTGGAAACGGAACTTTTGGGTCTACCGAATCTAATAGATGTACGTTCCGTATCTAAATTCGGTTTATCTAATATATCCCTGATCTTCAAAGAAACTACGGATATCTACCAGGCAAGAGCCATGGTAGCTGAAAGAATTTCAAGCGCTAAGGAAAAACTTCCTCCTGGTGCTGCTCCTACGATAGTTCCAAATACGACAGGTCTGGGAGAGATCTTCTTTTATTCGGTAGAAGCGATTCCGGATTCCGAGTTAGATAAACTTCCTGAAGAGAAAAAACTTTTATTGCTAAGAACCGTTCAGGATTACGTAGTCCGCCCTCAGATCAAAGCAATGGTCCCTGGAATTGTAGAAGTAGATTCCAATGGAGGTTACGAAAAAGAGATCCATATAGATGTTGACCCAAACAGAATGAAACGTTGGGGACTTTCCATTGATCAGATCATCCGAGATATTTCTACAATAGGAGAAAGTTTCGGCGGAGGATTCATAGAGAACTCGGGAAAAATTTCGATCGTAAGAGCTTATGGGCTTAAAAAAAACCTGAATGAGATCTCTGCAATTTCTGTCAGAAGGACTCTTACCGGCGCATCCGTAAAAGTTTCGGATATAGCGGATGTAAATGAACATGGCACACCAAGATTAGGAGGAGCCAGTTCCAACGGAAAAGAGATCGTACTAGGCACAGCATTAATGCTAAAAGGAGAAAATAGTTACAGAGTAAACGAAGATCTCCATAAAGCAGTATCGAATTTAAGCCTGCCTGAAAATGTAAGAGTGAGGATCTTATTAGAAAGATCTTTTTTGATACAATCCACCATCAAAACGGTCCTAAAAAACCTGGGAGAAGGTGCGATCTTAGTCATACTTACACTTTTCCTAATATTGTTCAACCTAAGAGCCTCTTTAATAGTAGCATTGATCATTCCGGGTTCCATGCTACTCGCTTCTATTTTTATGAGGTTTTTCGGGATCTCCGCCAACTTAATGAGTTTAGGAGCGATAGACTTCGGATTATTAGTAGATGCCTCTATCGTAATTACGGAAAACGTTCTCTCTAAATTCGAGACCGGAAAATTCACAAACAACGAAGAAAAACGAAAAGTCATTTTGGATTCGTCTTTGGAAGTATTGAAGCCTGTATCTTTCGGTATCTTAGTGATCATGTTGGTCTATGTTCCGATCTTAACTTTAGATGGGATCCCAGGAAGAATGTTCCGACCTATGGCAGAAACTGTACTTCTCGCGTTAGGGTTCAGCTTATTTTTAGCGGTTTTCCTTCTTCCTCCCCTTTTATACTTCTTCTTAGCACCGAAAAACATAGGGGCGCATAGCAAGAAGAAGGACAGTAAGATTGTAAACTGGTACGCGGAAAAATTACCGAAGATCTTGGATCAACCTCGAAAGATCATTATATATTCCTTAATATTCTTCGCGGTTACACTTCTTATCTATTTCAGAATGGGAACTGTATTCCTTCCTAAACTAACGGAAGGAGATCTAATGTTAGTCATTGTTCGAAATGGAAACACAGGATTAGAAGAAAGTTTAAAAGAACAAAAAGAATTAGAACTTTTCCTTGGACAAATGCCTGAAGTAGAAAGTGTATTTTCCAGGATAGGCACGAGCTCGGTTGCAAACGATCCGATGGGGCCATTCAATGCGGACACATTTATCATTCTAAAAAAGGATATCCTACCGGATCTTTTAGAAAAGAATACTTGGGAAAAATTTCTGGATAAGATAGAAACATCCGTAAAAGAAAAATTCCCGGAATCGGAACTGACCTTGAGCCAACCTTTAGAGGCTAGGTTCAACGAATTATTAGAGGGAAGTAGAGCGGATATTAGTGTCAGGATCTTAGGGAAAGATCTGAACATTCTATTACAACTACAGGAAGAATTAAAAAGCACATTAGAAAAGATCCCCGGAGCGGCAGAAGTTGAATTAGATCCCATCATGGCATTAAGAAAATCGAATGTAATCGATGTGATCCCGGATAGCACAAAACTAAAATACTATAATATCTCGTTACCTCTATTTAACTCAGTGCTGGAAAGTTCAATGAGTGGATTTGAATTGGGAGGATTTTATGAAGAAGAAGTCAGATTCCCCATCAAGATCAGACTTTCGGAAGAATTCCGAAATAGAGAATCTGAAATTGGAGATATCAATGTAGGCACGGAAGATGGAGGAACCGTACCCATCCGACTATTAGCTTCCATCCAGAAAAAGGAGAAGGTAATGACCATCTCCAGAAATAAATCCAGAAGATTCGTAGCTGTTTCCGTGAACTTAAGAGGAAGAGATTTGGAAGGATTTTATAAGGAAGCGATCTCAGAAGTTTCTAAATTACAGATCCCTAATGGATACTCCATTTTTTGGGGAGGGCAAATAGAAAACCTTTCCCAAGCCAAACAAAAACTCTCCGTAATTGTGCCTGTGACATTGTTCATGATATTTACCGTTCTATATTTAGGGCTTAGATCCATCAAACAGGCCTTATTGGTATTCTTCTGTGTTCCATTCGCTTTAACCGGCGGGATCTGGTTTCTATTTTTAAGAGGAATGGACTTAAGTGTATCCGCATTCGTGGGATGTATCGCTCTTTCCGGAATCGCAGTCTTGAATGGACTCGTAAAATTATATACGATCGATCGGATCAGAGCGGAAAGTAAACTTAGTGTACGAGAAGCCGTATTAGAAGGTGCGGTCAGTCGTATACGTCCGGTAGTCATGACCGCTTTAGTTGCTTCTTTCGGATTTATTCCTATGGCATTCGGAACAGGATTAGGTGCGGAGGTCCAAAAACCTTTGGCCACAGTCGTGATCGGAGGGATTTTTTCTTCCACGATCCTAACCCTAGTATTATTGCCTGCATTCTATTATTGGTTAGAAAAAGAATAA
- a CDS encoding MerR family transcriptional regulator — protein MQENRNFLIGQLAEKVGVSTDTIRYYEKEGLIRSHRHTNNYRIYSESDYKKLGFISKAQGSGFTLREIKELLSLIDEGRRDCSDYENVAKQKINEIKSKIKVLEEYNNSLISSLECCSPETKECKSLPSF, from the coding sequence ATGCAAGAAAATAGAAATTTTTTAATAGGCCAACTGGCGGAGAAAGTGGGAGTCTCAACGGATACTATCCGTTATTATGAAAAAGAGGGACTGATCCGCTCTCACAGACATACAAATAATTATAGGATCTATTCCGAATCGGATTATAAAAAGTTGGGTTTTATTTCTAAAGCCCAGGGTTCGGGATTTACTCTCCGAGAAATAAAAGAACTTCTATCTTTGATAGATGAAGGAAGAAGGGACTGCTCCGATTATGAAAATGTTGCCAAACAAAAGATCAATGAGATAAAATCCAAGATCAAAGTTTTGGAAGAATACAATAATTCTTTAATATCATCCTTGGAGTGCTGCAGCCCGGAAACAAAAGAATGCAAAAGTCTGCCATCTTTTTAG
- a CDS encoding DUF3095 domain-containing protein, with protein MNILTHSTINFYKQLPEISQFSEVTDSKHYRKVPDDWIVIVTDIVKSTEAILEGRYKDVNMAGGLTLMGITNLLKDMEFPFFFGGDGVTILLPGSRLNEIRDILADTREFVRDYFKMDLRIGFVPVSDIYEAGYSLTMAKLRISKHYTQAVLGGTGVAYAEIKIKEPNSRYLTDNSYIPNIRADFSGFTCRWKDIQSPKGEMVSLIVKINSDSDSEAAKTLSGLLSLIDSLYGSEREYHPLREENLIIEHSSSVLNNEAIASSKGNSILRKLYLWKIKFETYGAELAIRWNLPLKVFHYKLNKLKNYQIISSDFRKFDGTFKMVFATDTMDRKKLESSLAEAEKSGKLYFGIHISDRALMTCLLHAGTEREVHFIDGAGGGYALAATVLKKKLQAVAA; from the coding sequence ATGAATATCCTAACACATTCTACCATAAATTTTTATAAGCAGCTTCCCGAGATTTCCCAATTTTCAGAAGTTACGGACAGCAAACATTATAGAAAGGTTCCGGATGATTGGATTGTAATCGTTACGGACATAGTAAAATCTACCGAGGCGATTTTAGAAGGTAGGTATAAGGATGTAAATATGGCCGGGGGATTGACTCTGATGGGGATCACGAATCTCCTCAAGGACATGGAGTTTCCTTTTTTCTTCGGCGGGGATGGTGTGACCATTTTACTTCCAGGTTCTAGATTGAATGAGATCCGGGACATACTTGCGGATACACGAGAGTTCGTAAGAGATTATTTTAAGATGGATCTTCGGATCGGATTCGTACCTGTTTCCGATATTTATGAAGCGGGTTATAGCCTGACAATGGCTAAACTTAGGATTTCCAAACATTATACTCAGGCTGTTTTAGGTGGGACCGGTGTGGCTTATGCTGAGATTAAGATCAAGGAGCCGAATTCTAGATATTTAACAGATAATTCCTATATTCCGAATATTCGCGCTGATTTTTCAGGCTTTACCTGTAGATGGAAGGATATCCAAAGTCCGAAAGGAGAAATGGTTTCGCTAATCGTTAAGATCAATTCGGATTCCGATTCGGAAGCAGCAAAAACTCTTTCTGGCCTATTATCCTTAATCGACTCTTTATACGGTTCCGAGAGAGAATATCATCCTTTAAGAGAAGAAAATCTGATCATAGAACATTCTTCTTCCGTTTTGAATAATGAAGCGATTGCGTCTTCTAAAGGAAATAGTATATTAAGAAAATTATATCTATGGAAGATTAAATTCGAGACTTATGGCGCAGAACTTGCAATCCGTTGGAATCTTCCTTTAAAAGTATTTCATTATAAACTGAATAAGTTAAAAAACTATCAGATCATTTCTTCCGATTTTAGGAAGTTTGACGGAACTTTTAAGATGGTATTTGCAACCGACACTATGGATAGGAAAAAACTAGAATCCAGTTTAGCGGAAGCGGAGAAGTCCGGTAAACTATACTTCGGAATCCATATTTCCGACAGAGCTTTAATGACTTGTTTATTACATGCAGGGACCGAAAGAGAAGTTCATTTTATTGATGGGGCAGGCGGAGGTTATGCTTTAGCTGCGACAGTCCTTAAGAAAAAGTTGCAAGCTGTAGCCGCATAA
- a CDS encoding proline dehydrogenase family protein, which translates to MAKPPGSEQNRMKATEENEPKIITSSSDLQERILEKGKELFRLSDSFEDGLFSTYRLFSKSLLFLENRPLLKLQAFRFADLFPSLSSLSSISRYIKIYFVETPTELPKWILLLLSLFLSNRLSSVFVALGAKIGIRLTAKFFILGRTYGSDRKKILDRYKNGICSTIDILGEAVLSEKEAERYISEYLLLLEEVSKDKELSEIRGSQFPGEPTGNVSVKCSSLYSQLDPLAHESSVTHLIEKLRPILSSAVSKNIFINLDMEQYETKDIIMDTAFRIFAEPEFQDYPHFGIVVQAYLKVSQKDLQRVIEYSKKRKYPLTVRLVKGAYWEYEMTQSAQKGWDPPVFLIKSETDRNYEKCSELLLKSYPHIRPAFGSHNIRSLSSAFVKAAEHSVPENFFEVQMLYGMGNSYKQAIRSLGISVREYSPIGEVIPGMAYLVRRLLENSTNEGFLKNINANSKDRERLLYLENTKSK; encoded by the coding sequence ATGGCAAAACCGCCGGGATCAGAACAAAATAGAATGAAGGCTACAGAAGAAAACGAACCTAAAATAATTACTTCTTCCTCGGATCTTCAAGAAAGGATCTTGGAAAAAGGAAAGGAGTTATTTCGTTTAAGCGATTCTTTCGAAGACGGTTTGTTTAGCACATACAGATTATTCTCCAAAAGCCTTTTGTTTTTGGAAAACCGTCCTCTTCTAAAATTGCAAGCATTTAGATTCGCGGATCTATTCCCGAGTCTTAGCTCTCTTTCTTCTATCTCCCGCTATATCAAGATCTATTTTGTCGAAACTCCTACGGAACTTCCTAAATGGATCTTATTACTTCTTTCCTTATTTTTATCCAATCGACTCAGTTCCGTATTCGTCGCATTAGGCGCTAAGATCGGGATCAGACTTACGGCAAAATTTTTTATCTTAGGAAGGACCTACGGTTCCGATCGTAAAAAGATCCTAGATAGATACAAAAACGGGATCTGTTCTACAATAGATATATTAGGAGAAGCCGTACTCTCCGAAAAAGAAGCAGAACGTTATATCTCCGAATATTTACTTTTATTGGAAGAAGTTTCCAAAGATAAAGAACTTTCGGAAATACGCGGCTCTCAATTTCCGGGAGAACCTACAGGGAACGTTTCCGTAAAATGTTCTTCTCTTTATTCACAATTGGATCCGCTTGCACATGAATCTTCCGTGACTCATTTAATAGAGAAGTTACGGCCAATCCTTAGTTCCGCAGTTTCTAAAAATATTTTTATCAATCTAGATATGGAACAATATGAGACCAAGGATATCATAATGGATACTGCGTTCAGGATTTTTGCAGAACCGGAGTTCCAAGATTATCCACATTTCGGGATCGTAGTCCAGGCATATCTAAAAGTTTCTCAAAAAGATCTACAAAGAGTAATAGAATATTCTAAAAAACGAAAATACCCTCTGACTGTCCGTTTGGTAAAAGGGGCTTACTGGGAATATGAAATGACCCAATCGGCTCAAAAAGGTTGGGATCCTCCCGTTTTTCTTATAAAATCCGAAACAGACAGAAATTATGAAAAATGTTCGGAGCTCCTATTGAAATCTTATCCACATATTCGGCCTGCATTCGGTTCTCATAATATAAGAAGTCTTTCTTCCGCATTTGTTAAAGCGGCAGAACATTCGGTCCCGGAAAACTTTTTCGAAGTGCAGATGTTATACGGAATGGGGAATTCTTATAAACAAGCAATTCGTAGCCTGGGAATTTCCGTCAGAGAATATTCTCCAATAGGAGAAGTAATCCCTGGAATGGCTTATTTAGTAAGAAGGTTACTAGAAAATTCTACGAACGAAGGCTTTCTCAAAAACATCAACGCAAATAGTAAAGATAGGGAACGACTATTGTATTTGGAGAATACAAAATCAAAATGA
- a CDS encoding aldehyde dehydrogenase family protein, which yields MNFHNNSNFQNETLRDFSREEERSILNNGFASIRKEFPIQVFPIISGKTKKSSLIVPALNPANTSEKIADIHYASVTDAEEAVKYSVQFFEIWKNTKPEVRIGFLKKAADILRSKKAELTALMSLEVGKGVKDIDAEIAEAIDFCEFYAKEAEHIFQPRKRDLLGEENIYTYIPRGVTLVVAPWNFPLAILCGMTVAPLVAGNPVIMKPAEQSSAIAFKLFNILIEAGIPSSALHFLPGKGEEIGAYLVKHPEIHTINFTGSRAVGLGMIREAASQNLKFVKKVIAEMGGKNALIVDEDADLDEAVIASIQSAFGFQGQKCSALSRIILLESKYDTFKNRFIDALQSLKPGLPEDPSVKVGPVIDSESKKRLDGIASQFSSKILSRLEMEDNQKHTGHFVEPIIFESEDPISPLGQTEFFGPYVALFKAKNFEEAIKIANNVDYALTGGVFSRNPKNIQYAKENFEVGNLYINRGITGAVVDRQPFGGYKLSGVGAKAGGPDYLKQFLEPISITENTMRRGFIPET from the coding sequence ATGAACTTCCATAATAATTCCAATTTTCAAAATGAAACCCTAAGAGATTTTTCGAGAGAAGAAGAAAGATCCATCTTAAATAATGGATTCGCCTCTATCCGAAAAGAATTCCCAATACAAGTTTTTCCGATCATCTCCGGAAAAACAAAAAAATCCTCCCTTATAGTTCCCGCTTTAAATCCGGCAAATACATCGGAAAAAATTGCGGATATACATTATGCCTCCGTAACGGATGCAGAAGAAGCAGTAAAATACTCGGTCCAATTTTTCGAAATTTGGAAAAACACAAAGCCGGAAGTCAGAATCGGTTTCTTAAAAAAAGCAGCAGACATTTTACGATCTAAAAAAGCGGAACTTACCGCATTGATGTCCTTAGAAGTAGGAAAAGGGGTCAAGGATATAGACGCAGAAATCGCAGAAGCAATCGACTTCTGTGAATTTTATGCAAAAGAAGCCGAACATATTTTTCAACCCAGAAAAAGAGATCTTTTGGGAGAAGAGAATATCTACACTTATATACCCAGAGGAGTCACATTAGTTGTCGCTCCATGGAATTTCCCTTTGGCAATCCTTTGTGGAATGACGGTAGCTCCATTAGTCGCAGGAAATCCCGTAATAATGAAACCGGCGGAACAATCTTCCGCGATCGCATTCAAACTTTTTAATATACTAATTGAGGCAGGCATTCCTTCTTCTGCACTTCATTTTTTACCGGGAAAAGGAGAAGAGATCGGAGCCTATTTAGTAAAACATCCTGAAATACATACGATTAATTTTACAGGTTCCAGAGCAGTCGGATTGGGAATGATCCGAGAGGCGGCCTCCCAAAATCTGAAATTTGTAAAAAAGGTAATCGCCGAAATGGGAGGCAAAAACGCGTTAATCGTGGATGAAGACGCGGACCTTGACGAAGCTGTGATCGCTTCTATACAATCTGCATTCGGATTCCAGGGACAAAAATGTAGCGCACTTTCACGAATTATACTTTTGGAATCTAAGTATGATACGTTCAAAAACAGATTTATAGACGCGTTACAATCCTTAAAACCAGGATTACCTGAAGATCCTTCCGTCAAAGTTGGGCCGGTCATAGATTCGGAATCCAAAAAAAGATTGGATGGAATAGCCTCCCAGTTCTCCTCTAAAATTTTAAGCAGACTTGAAATGGAAGATAATCAAAAACATACAGGCCATTTTGTGGAGCCTATCATTTTTGAAAGTGAGGATCCGATATCTCCTTTGGGACAAACAGAATTTTTCGGACCTTACGTCGCCTTATTCAAAGCTAAAAATTTTGAAGAGGCAATCAAAATAGCGAATAACGTAGACTATGCCCTTACCGGCGGGGTTTTCTCCCGAAATCCTAAAAACATACAATATGCAAAAGAAAATTTCGAAGTCGGCAATCTTTATATCAATAGAGGGATCACTGGAGCCGTAGTGGACAGGCAACCATTCGGAGGTTATAAACTTTCCGGAGTAGGCGCAAAAGCAGGCGGCCCGGATTATCTAAAACAATTTTTAGAGCCGATCAGTATAACAGAAAATACGATGAGAAGAGGGTTTATTCCGGAAACTTAG
- a CDS encoding alpha/beta hydrolase, giving the protein MKIVLLHGMWSRPDTLDSVRKVLEQKGHEVFAPTLPFHVLNKPPDPSLGKYRLIDYVEFLKQEIQNKGWEKPTLIGHSMGGWLAQALAAEGFASRIVLFAPAAPSGIFPLGPSPLYTLLEVPFRWKFWAKPFKPTYRGANFGLFNRIPKDKRKEYYVSLNYESGRALFELAFWFFDPFKGSKIPAEKVNCPVLVLAGEKDRIIPIRVTKAVARRYENSEFVALPNHAHWLTDEPGKEKIFEIMFDWLKQNS; this is encoded by the coding sequence ATGAAGATCGTCTTATTACACGGAATGTGGTCCAGACCGGATACTCTGGACTCTGTTAGGAAAGTATTAGAACAAAAAGGCCATGAGGTCTTTGCTCCTACATTACCATTCCATGTTTTGAATAAACCACCCGATCCCTCATTGGGAAAATATAGACTTATAGATTATGTTGAATTCCTAAAACAGGAAATTCAAAATAAAGGTTGGGAAAAACCCACATTGATCGGTCACTCCATGGGAGGATGGTTGGCACAAGCATTGGCTGCAGAAGGTTTTGCATCCAGGATCGTATTGTTTGCACCTGCTGCTCCCTCCGGGATTTTTCCATTAGGACCTTCTCCTTTATATACTTTGTTAGAAGTTCCTTTTCGTTGGAAATTTTGGGCTAAACCTTTCAAACCCACCTATCGTGGAGCGAATTTCGGTCTATTTAATCGGATCCCGAAGGATAAAAGAAAAGAATATTATGTTTCTTTAAATTATGAATCAGGCAGAGCTCTTTTCGAACTTGCATTTTGGTTTTTTGATCCTTTCAAAGGAAGTAAAATCCCGGCAGAAAAAGTAAATTGTCCGGTTCTAGTTTTAGCAGGGGAGAAGGACAGGATCATTCCGATCCGAGTTACGAAAGCCGTCGCAAGAAGATACGAAAATTCCGAATTTGTTGCCCTTCCCAACCACGCGCATTGGCTTACGGACGAACCAGGAAAAGAAAAAATTTTCGAGATCATGTTCGATTGGCTGAAACAAAATAGCTAA